The Fulvivirga ligni genome window below encodes:
- a CDS encoding DUF4494 domain-containing protein gives MKVWFSCKVKYGRETDEGSLKQVTDAYLFDAVSYTDAETRVHDVVGRELPGEFAVTQISKTNIVEVVNYEDSETWYKCKVSYSAVDADQGGKEKKINTYLLVSADNVREAYDRTEKHFDSMLVPYEIPSITLTNFVEVFPYNGDDIPSNLKPVDDMAGFSSNFPNFQTEGDDEIDPSTGEVISEAQDDSDDEGDTLMADDDNDEEITLDPDTEEDELEGDDEEDLEDDEDEEDDLADEVTDLEDDEEDEDEDEEEIEEDDSEDEDDETSEDEDDSEDEDISEDEDEDEDEKSK, from the coding sequence ATGAAAGTCTGGTTTTCTTGTAAAGTAAAGTATGGTAGAGAAACGGATGAGGGATCTTTAAAGCAAGTAACTGATGCTTACCTCTTTGACGCGGTATCTTATACTGACGCTGAAACACGTGTACATGATGTAGTAGGTCGTGAGCTTCCTGGTGAGTTTGCTGTTACCCAAATCAGTAAGACTAACATTGTAGAGGTGGTGAACTATGAAGATTCAGAAACCTGGTACAAATGCAAGGTGTCTTACAGTGCCGTAGATGCTGACCAGGGCGGGAAAGAAAAGAAAATCAACACATATTTATTGGTATCTGCAGATAATGTTAGAGAGGCCTATGACCGTACTGAAAAGCACTTTGACAGTATGCTGGTACCCTATGAAATCCCTAGCATTACGCTTACTAATTTCGTAGAGGTATTCCCATATAATGGCGATGATATTCCTTCAAACCTCAAGCCTGTAGATGACATGGCTGGCTTTAGCTCTAACTTCCCTAACTTCCAAACTGAAGGTGATGATGAGATCGATCCAAGTACCGGAGAGGTAATCTCTGAAGCCCAAGACGACTCTGATGATGAAGGAGATACGCTAATGGCTGATGATGACAATGACGAAGAAATCACTTTAGATCCTGACACTGAAGAAGATGAATTAGAGGGCGATGATGAAGAGGATCTTGAAGATGACGAAGACGAAGAAGATGATCTAGCTGATGAAGTAACTGATCTTGAGGATGATGAAGAGGACGAAGATGAGGACGAAGAAGAAATAGAAGAGGATGATTCTGAAGACGAAGACGATGAAACTTCAGAGGATGAAGACGATTCTGAAGACGAAGACATTTCTGAAGATGAAGATGAAGACGAAGACGAAAAATCTAAATAA
- a CDS encoding ABC transporter permease, with protein MLKSYLKVAVRNLLKRKVYSFINIFGLATGMAVCLVILKYVDFELSYDSFHEKSERIYRVTTTSYQNNEFRAHHVLSGYALGPALKTDIPEVESYIRTHPMYGGAVISYGRESADASSFFEENIQFVDSNFFNVFTYEPIKGNLSKSLEDPNSMVLTEKMATKYFHDDEDPIGKTMTISGGWADHDYTVTAIIENPPGNSHFPFDFIVPIHNLLQGQQYQNDDGWGWNNFITYAELIPNVKPDDMKDKMEAFVKKYRGEEMERYNSRAEMIYQPIEKIHLEPGLANESSETVSINTIYFFIIISIFIMAIAWVNYINLSTARAMERAREIGIKKAIGAYKQQLIGQFLLESIVVNLLGVIIAMVMAVLLLPVLSSIVGKNLYFDFNDPRLWMILGGLFLFGSVISGIYPAFVLSSFNTIAVLKGSGEKAKGGFSLRKTLVVFQFVASMILIAGTFAVYQQITFMRDQDKGLTMDKMLVVKGPKVFEGENFRTRLTTLKDQLTKVPGVTQVATSGAVPGGGYNWGTSIRKDGTDRSEGKNVSIVWVDPDFVKTYDITVLAGRSFNPEITSDMESVLVNEAALKAFDLGSPEEAVTQNVIMGGDTCAILGVLKNYNWNSLKTEHQPWLLRADTISSSAYSLHLTGNNIDDVIDQAEDIYKEAFPGNPFDYFFLDDFFDKQYKAERQFGKIFSLFAVLAITIACLGLWGLASYDTSQKLREISIRKVMGASVNSIVSLLSWQFLKLVIIASAVALPLTWYGINSWLDNFAFRIGLSWDLFVIPVAILTLLALGTVSLHILKGANSNPAKVLRSE; from the coding sequence ATGCTTAAAAGTTATCTCAAGGTAGCGGTGCGCAACCTGCTGAAGAGAAAGGTATATTCCTTTATCAATATTTTTGGCTTAGCCACCGGTATGGCTGTGTGCCTTGTCATATTGAAATATGTGGACTTTGAACTGAGCTATGACAGCTTCCATGAAAAGTCTGAACGGATTTACAGAGTAACTACCACCTCTTACCAAAACAATGAATTCAGAGCACATCACGTTTTATCGGGCTATGCTTTAGGGCCGGCACTGAAAACAGATATACCTGAAGTTGAATCCTATATCCGTACTCACCCCATGTACGGAGGTGCGGTTATCAGCTACGGTAGAGAAAGCGCTGACGCCTCATCTTTCTTTGAAGAAAACATTCAATTTGTAGATTCTAACTTCTTCAACGTATTTACTTATGAGCCGATAAAAGGCAATTTGTCGAAATCTCTGGAAGACCCTAACTCTATGGTACTTACAGAGAAAATGGCCACCAAGTACTTTCATGATGACGAGGATCCTATTGGTAAAACCATGACAATATCCGGCGGCTGGGCAGATCATGATTACACGGTGACAGCGATTATAGAAAACCCTCCGGGCAACAGCCATTTCCCTTTTGATTTTATAGTGCCTATACACAATCTACTTCAAGGTCAGCAGTACCAAAACGATGATGGCTGGGGCTGGAATAATTTCATTACTTACGCCGAGCTCATTCCTAATGTGAAGCCGGATGATATGAAAGATAAGATGGAAGCCTTTGTGAAAAAATACAGAGGAGAAGAAATGGAGCGATACAATAGCCGGGCAGAAATGATTTATCAACCCATAGAAAAAATCCATTTGGAGCCCGGGCTAGCTAATGAGTCTAGCGAAACGGTGAGCATTAACACGATATATTTCTTTATTATCATTTCCATCTTCATCATGGCTATAGCCTGGGTGAATTACATCAATTTATCCACTGCCAGAGCCATGGAGCGCGCCCGAGAGATAGGCATTAAAAAGGCGATTGGCGCCTATAAACAGCAGCTTATCGGGCAGTTTTTACTGGAATCTATTGTGGTGAACTTACTGGGTGTAATCATTGCCATGGTGATGGCCGTACTGCTTTTACCTGTACTGAGCAGTATCGTAGGCAAAAACCTTTACTTTGATTTTAACGACCCTCGCTTGTGGATGATATTAGGAGGACTCTTCCTTTTTGGCTCAGTGATCTCCGGTATTTATCCAGCTTTTGTTTTGTCTTCGTTTAACACTATAGCTGTGCTCAAGGGAAGCGGAGAAAAGGCCAAAGGAGGTTTTTCATTAAGAAAGACGTTGGTAGTTTTTCAGTTTGTTGCTTCTATGATCCTCATTGCAGGCACATTTGCTGTATACCAACAAATAACCTTTATGCGAGACCAGGACAAAGGACTCACTATGGATAAAATGCTGGTAGTAAAAGGCCCTAAAGTATTTGAAGGTGAGAACTTCCGCACGCGCTTAACCACGTTAAAAGATCAGCTGACCAAGGTACCTGGAGTTACGCAAGTAGCAACATCAGGGGCTGTTCCCGGTGGTGGCTATAACTGGGGCACTAGCATAAGAAAAGACGGCACTGATCGCTCAGAAGGTAAAAATGTCAGCATAGTTTGGGTAGATCCTGATTTCGTAAAAACCTATGACATTACTGTACTTGCCGGCCGCAGCTTTAATCCTGAGATTACATCAGATATGGAATCGGTGCTTGTTAATGAGGCCGCTCTAAAAGCCTTTGATCTAGGCTCCCCAGAAGAAGCCGTAACTCAAAATGTGATTATGGGCGGTGACACTTGCGCTATATTAGGCGTATTAAAAAACTACAACTGGAACTCTCTGAAAACGGAGCATCAACCATGGCTTTTACGTGCTGACACTATTTCTTCAAGTGCGTATTCTTTACACCTTACAGGAAATAATATTGATGATGTGATTGATCAGGCTGAAGATATTTACAAAGAGGCCTTTCCTGGCAATCCGTTTGACTATTTCTTCTTAGATGATTTCTTTGACAAGCAATACAAAGCCGAAAGACAGTTTGGCAAAATATTCAGTCTATTTGCCGTATTAGCCATTACCATTGCCTGCCTGGGCTTGTGGGGACTTGCCTCTTATGACACCTCTCAAAAGCTGCGCGAAATAAGCATAAGAAAAGTAATGGGAGCATCTGTAAATAGCATAGTTTCATTACTCTCCTGGCAGTTTCTAAAGTTGGTGATTATTGCCAGTGCTGTAGCCTTGCCACTAACCTGGTACGGGATCAACAGCTGGCTGGACAATTTCGCTTTTAGAATTGGCCTGAGCTGGGATTTGTTCGTGATTCCTGTGGCAATACTGACCTTATTAGCTCTAGGAACAGTGAGCTTACACATTTTAAAAGGAGCCAATAGCAATCCTGCCAAGGTATTAAGATCAGAATAA
- a CDS encoding CatB-related O-acetyltransferase encodes MTGPDKESIFPLPNYNRLCFLKNILKNPNIIVGDYTYYDDFEDVANFEKNVKYHFDFTGDKLVIGKFCMIASDVKFIMNGANHLSNAISAYPFAIYGNGWEHAMEGKTYPNKGDVTVGNDVWIGYNATIMAGVQIGDGAIISANATVVKDVAPYSIVGGNPAREIKKRFSDTNIEKLLEMAWWNWPIEAITENIQDLTDNNVDDLYQKWNNKRI; translated from the coding sequence ATGACCGGACCTGACAAGGAGAGCATATTCCCTTTACCGAATTACAATAGACTTTGCTTTCTTAAAAACATTCTCAAAAACCCCAACATCATAGTGGGAGATTACACCTATTACGATGATTTTGAGGACGTTGCCAACTTTGAGAAGAATGTGAAATACCATTTCGACTTTACGGGAGATAAGCTGGTTATTGGTAAATTCTGCATGATAGCTTCAGATGTAAAGTTCATAATGAATGGAGCCAATCATTTGTCTAATGCCATTTCAGCCTATCCATTTGCTATCTATGGCAATGGCTGGGAGCATGCCATGGAAGGAAAGACCTACCCAAATAAAGGTGATGTAACAGTGGGAAATGATGTGTGGATAGGATATAACGCCACCATAATGGCAGGGGTGCAGATTGGAGATGGTGCCATTATCTCGGCCAATGCTACTGTAGTTAAAGATGTAGCGCCTTATTCTATTGTAGGCGGAAATCCTGCCAGAGAGATTAAGAAGCGATTTTCGGACACTAACATTGAAAAGCTCTTAGAAATGGCCTGGTGGAACTGGCCTATAGAAGCCATCACTGAAAATATTCAGGACCTGACAGATAATAATGTTGATGATTTGTATCAAAAATGGAATAATAAACGTATTTGA
- a CDS encoding DUF1579 family protein, which yields MSAQNQDPWSVYMTPTDVHDLFAKYTGDFELIIEMQGMDKPIALESSQQMILGGRFLELKQKGNMMGMDYASLYTIGYNTIDKTVSMTTITNMGTGTLALQGSWDADKKVANLHGKLTNPVSKETINVRQTINFVDDNTILIESFDQEGDQPEKKTVEYKFVRK from the coding sequence ATGAGCGCACAAAACCAAGATCCATGGTCTGTTTATATGACTCCTACTGATGTTCATGACTTATTCGCTAAATACACAGGTGATTTTGAGTTGATTATAGAAATGCAAGGCATGGATAAACCTATTGCGTTGGAATCTTCTCAGCAAATGATTTTAGGAGGTCGGTTTCTTGAGTTAAAACAAAAAGGCAATATGATGGGAATGGATTATGCTTCACTTTATACCATCGGTTATAATACCATTGATAAAACTGTTTCGATGACTACCATTACCAACATGGGCACCGGCACATTGGCACTTCAAGGCAGCTGGGATGCAGACAAAAAGGTGGCCAATCTTCACGGTAAATTGACAAATCCAGTCTCCAAAGAGACCATCAATGTAAGACAAACCATCAATTTCGTAGATGATAACACCATCCTAATAGAAAGCTTTGACCAGGAAGGAGATCAACCAGAAAAGAAGACTGTTGAGTATAAATTTGTAAGGAAGTAA
- a CDS encoding serine hydrolase, which translates to MPRIIIVFLLLLNTTVQAQFFQIEGTVRDSESKEPLPYVTIALSGNKLGTVTNEQGRFKLLLPDHYEGASLNISYLGYHSQNIVIDRENASISVALEENPTVLEGVTVTGLTAQTIINKVIEKAPQNYYSSPYNSTGFYRLNSTKGKEYVALSEAVFELYQAKPVRKSQFKLTKMRAIKNEAVLENIEIGIKPAAVFKFDVLNNPNEWDILNSRGIKDHVFELEGIVNYEGKDAYVIEFDQRDNLKKAAYKGIIYVDVNSFAVLQLDFGLSPKGLSFYKYGSAAMRTLMDLMDIHLEVEKSNYSIRYKPVADIYYLGSVQQKTIFIVRSGRENYNFKMHSDADYIVTSLNTDSVAEFSNKEVLGDNEWIEKQDSMYDPDFWRDYNVILQGDDFEGIARDIAAKNDSHNLRAQIEEQLHRFPKESRIDSILSFYNENGLFNGNALIASGGKVILKKSYNNEFTSNTEDTQFRIGSTSKTFTSAVVMKLVAKGKLKLDDPVNKYLPWYIHGDITVEQLLTHQSGIPNYLSNPEYQVDIFSNPYELEDLVKNFCSDELEFTPGTAFHYSNSGYAVLALVVQEIEGEVFAEVLSHEIFQPLHMNNSCVDCNSNLRAKGYLYGKEEKAYYSQNVMGAGGVSAITDDLFKWSLAFDNSSFLSKETIDQIWQPRAEYKDWEASYGYGWMIDKHMFKASNKHKIVYHPGTDFGFYSMFLKQPDQGITIILLNNTGDFPRFEMTDLILNELN; encoded by the coding sequence ATGCCACGAATTATTATAGTTTTCTTACTTCTTTTGAATACAACCGTTCAGGCTCAGTTTTTTCAAATTGAAGGCACGGTGCGGGACAGTGAATCAAAAGAGCCATTACCATATGTTACCATAGCCCTTTCTGGCAATAAGCTGGGAACAGTTACCAATGAGCAGGGGAGGTTTAAGTTATTACTACCTGACCATTATGAAGGCGCTTCATTAAACATTTCGTATCTGGGATATCATTCTCAGAATATAGTCATCGATCGTGAGAATGCGAGCATATCTGTTGCTCTAGAGGAAAACCCAACAGTGTTGGAAGGGGTTACAGTTACAGGGCTCACCGCTCAGACTATCATCAACAAGGTGATCGAAAAGGCGCCACAAAATTATTATAGCTCCCCATATAATAGCACTGGTTTCTACAGGTTGAATTCGACGAAAGGTAAGGAGTACGTTGCTCTGTCGGAGGCCGTTTTTGAACTATACCAGGCTAAGCCGGTAAGGAAAAGTCAGTTTAAGCTTACTAAAATGCGCGCTATTAAAAATGAAGCTGTTCTGGAAAATATTGAGATAGGCATAAAGCCGGCTGCTGTATTTAAGTTTGATGTACTCAATAACCCTAATGAATGGGATATTCTCAATAGCCGTGGCATCAAGGATCATGTTTTTGAACTTGAAGGTATTGTCAATTATGAGGGAAAAGATGCGTATGTTATCGAATTTGATCAACGAGATAATTTAAAGAAGGCAGCTTATAAAGGAATTATTTATGTGGATGTGAACTCATTTGCAGTGCTGCAACTAGATTTCGGACTTAGCCCAAAAGGATTGTCATTTTATAAATACGGAAGCGCAGCCATGCGTACTTTGATGGATCTAATGGACATACACTTGGAGGTTGAAAAGAGTAATTATAGCATACGGTATAAGCCCGTAGCCGATATCTATTATCTGGGAAGTGTGCAGCAGAAGACCATTTTCATCGTTAGAAGTGGTCGGGAAAATTACAATTTCAAAATGCACAGTGATGCAGATTATATCGTAACCTCATTGAATACTGATTCGGTTGCTGAGTTCTCCAATAAAGAAGTTTTGGGTGATAATGAATGGATTGAGAAACAGGACTCCATGTATGATCCTGACTTTTGGAGAGACTACAATGTGATTTTGCAAGGCGATGATTTTGAGGGTATTGCAAGAGACATTGCCGCTAAAAATGATAGTCATAATCTCCGCGCTCAAATTGAAGAACAGCTGCATCGGTTTCCGAAGGAGAGTAGGATAGATTCCATTTTGTCTTTTTATAATGAGAATGGGCTCTTCAATGGTAATGCTCTCATCGCTTCAGGTGGTAAAGTGATTTTAAAGAAGAGCTATAATAACGAATTCACCAGCAATACAGAGGATACTCAATTCAGAATAGGCTCTACCAGTAAAACATTCACTTCGGCCGTGGTTATGAAATTGGTAGCTAAAGGGAAATTAAAGCTTGATGATCCAGTAAATAAATATTTGCCCTGGTATATCCATGGAGATATTACGGTGGAGCAACTGCTTACTCATCAGTCAGGTATTCCTAATTATTTGAGTAATCCTGAGTATCAGGTAGATATATTCTCAAACCCTTATGAGCTGGAAGATCTGGTCAAAAACTTTTGTAGTGATGAACTGGAGTTTACGCCTGGAACCGCTTTTCATTATTCCAATTCAGGCTATGCTGTTCTGGCACTGGTTGTTCAAGAGATTGAGGGAGAGGTATTTGCGGAGGTTTTGTCTCATGAGATTTTTCAACCTTTGCATATGAATAACAGCTGTGTAGATTGTAACTCCAACCTAAGAGCAAAAGGCTATTTGTATGGTAAGGAGGAAAAGGCATATTACAGCCAAAATGTGATGGGAGCGGGTGGAGTATCTGCCATAACCGATGATTTATTTAAATGGAGTTTGGCCTTTGATAACAGCTCCTTTCTATCAAAAGAAACCATTGACCAGATTTGGCAGCCCAGAGCGGAGTATAAAGACTGGGAGGCCAGCTACGGTTACGGCTGGATGATTGATAAGCATATGTTCAAAGCCTCCAATAAACACAAGATCGTCTACCACCCCGGTACTGATTTTGGTTTTTACAGCATGTTCTTAAAACAGCCTGATCAGGGCATCACCATCATCTTACTAAATAACACCGGTGATTTTCCCAGATTTGAAATGACTGATTTGATTTTAAATGAGTTGAATTGA
- a CDS encoding phytanoyl-CoA dioxygenase family protein — translation MNFKENANQLKELGYSITTAIYSEDEIRSILACLKSAEHNSSFMKTKDLFAIRQLFTNVSGLKELVLNENLCQLISDVADNNYFISKAIYFDKPSDSNWFVAYHQDLSISVNQRAELDGYCNWTFKKGQHGVQPPLPVLEDTITIRIHLDDTDENNGALKVISGSHKRGVIRIENKDWNSLDERLCNVQKGGVMLMKPLTLHASGRTTNQKRRRVIHIELNKHHLESPLEWLEKCAI, via the coding sequence ATGAACTTTAAGGAAAATGCTAACCAACTAAAGGAACTTGGTTATTCAATAACCACAGCAATCTATTCTGAGGATGAGATAAGAAGTATTCTTGCCTGTCTCAAAAGCGCTGAGCATAACAGCTCTTTTATGAAAACTAAAGATCTGTTTGCCATAAGGCAGCTTTTTACAAATGTTTCAGGATTGAAAGAGCTGGTTCTTAATGAAAACCTATGCCAGTTAATTTCTGATGTAGCGGATAACAACTACTTTATCAGCAAGGCTATATACTTTGACAAACCTAGCGACTCAAATTGGTTTGTTGCTTACCATCAGGATTTGAGCATTTCCGTAAATCAAAGAGCTGAATTAGATGGCTACTGTAACTGGACATTTAAAAAAGGTCAGCATGGGGTGCAGCCGCCGCTCCCAGTTTTGGAAGACACCATTACCATCAGAATTCATTTAGATGATACTGATGAAAATAACGGTGCATTGAAAGTGATATCAGGTTCTCATAAAAGAGGTGTGATAAGAATTGAAAATAAAGACTGGAATTCTCTTGATGAGAGATTATGTAATGTGCAAAAAGGAGGTGTTATGCTGATGAAGCCATTAACTCTACATGCTTCAGGAAGAACTACTAACCAGAAGAGAAGAAGAGTTATTCATATCGAGTTGAATAAGCATCATTTAGAAAGCCCGTTGGAGTGGTTGGAGAAATGTGCGATTTAG